A window from Dunckerocampus dactyliophorus isolate RoL2022-P2 chromosome 15, RoL_Ddac_1.1, whole genome shotgun sequence encodes these proteins:
- the LOC129168205 gene encoding insulin receptor substrate 2-B, producing MANFTNYPEGKAAMLMLETQQRDVGSKSSTGGEPPSPLINIGEGGGGSRSHQLPPSSHLHQHHYQLATHHHHHLAADVAESPGRKLSSPSHLHTAEDPAAPPSAASTSASGHVYAAVSVSNPSDAADDIRKCGYLRKQKHGHKRFFVLRATSHLGPSRLEYYDSEKKFRSSLRSVATGSSSGAVGPSSPKRVIYLYQCFTVNKRADSKNKHLIALYTKDEYFAIVAENEQEQEDWYVAVSELMSEGKKGHLDADDLDDGYGTVTPGTVFKEVWQVNVKPKGLGQTKNLTGVYRLCLSSKTLHLVKLNSETPCVNLQLMNIRRCGHSESFFFIEVGRSSSIGPGEIWMQVDDSVVAQNMHETILETMKALKAFAEFRPRSKSQSSGSNPMPFITTRRHLGNLPPSQTGLQRRSRTESVVGTPPSSKSSGASGYRFRTSSEGEGTMNRPFHSATGSLVHLHSVRAQHCRAEGYSASSSGAATGNAGTSTGVGRYVRAIPGSSSSSSSTYHTRSASLPVSHFPATTSPVSVSSSSGHGSVSDTLTRPSSASICGSPSDGGFNSSDEYGSSPGDFKYFRVRSNTPDSLGNTPPIREENGLNDYMAMSWNREVFGTSGGSGNTSGTETPRDESTSTTEDERFSSLRRRTHSFSRTVGGATGGPGVAVYQKMTQTNFSLDEGADVAFGGGLLRCGPSSSTSSLRSDYSSCSEHSQQSRPSMQSQPETAGEPSAKEDSGYMPMMCGVAASPKDTCPDYMPMQPCFHPIFHSPQLHSPSLCRRSAQRQSQSSADAHGYMMMLPGGSGSAPPPVQASSTAGASGSGSIAERPENGEYMDMSFSTSSGGCKLEGGSTCNAPEGTYKSYSPYFSLPRSYKAPTRESDKKEFGDYVPMSSPAKPVYSSVATASISTPERKGGGAGSSATPSHPPPPYGAHHTTATMADRRVRPNRLPLGRRSFHGPLRVSEPSPSSTGTSSTAAAAGTYSDRPPSPGEYINIDFGDHYPHQQQPPAYHLATQDDAPSLASIDHRHSPMLPQASQDYMSMEVGLHHHDSNGSLGKSQSPRPSLVAPWNPPSYIRPLASNSATLDSPGVPAGSHWRSSGDDYTDMTFSTAERTQMSPTAMLQHLCVIEGHYSSPNLPPMNPGKLLSHQQEPKVVRADPQGRRRHSSETFSSTSSSNSTPSGEPPSVAHPTLADSATSNGSLTTEGQASRWASLASFDSVWMSVEGVGDLPADQAQASASDLSTTSSTTTSAGGMYRNNMSTGYQNGLNYIALELRGDESRMDAACSAGASEGLMTSENGAYASIDLTKSDGIATTTKD from the exons ATGGCAAATTTCACAAATTACCCGGAAGGCAAGGCAGCGATGTTGATGCTGGAGACGCAGCAGAGGGACGTGGGCTCCAAGTCTTCAACCGGGGGGGAACCCCCTTCCCCGTTAATTAACATCGGAGAAGGAGGAGGCGGCTCTCGTTCCCATCAGTTGCCGCCATCAAGCCACCTCCATCAGCATCACTATCAGCTGGCaacgcatcatcatcatcatctcgcCGCCGACGTCGCAGAGTCTCCAGGCAGGAAATTGTCGTCCCCCAGCCACCTCCACACCGCCGAGGACCCCGCCGCCCCCCCCTCCGCTGCCAGCACCAGCGCCAGCGGACATGTATACGCCGCTGTCAGCGTCTCAAACCCCTCGGACGCGGCGGACGACATCCGTAAGTGTGGATACTTGCGCAAGCAAAAGCATGGACACAAGCGATTTTTTGTGTTGCGGGCCACCAGCCACCTGGGCCCCAGCCGACTGGAGTACTACGACAGTGAGAAGAAATTCCGGAGCAGCCTGCGCTCGGTGGCCACAGGGTCCAGCAGTGGAGCCGTGGGCCCTTCCTCGCCCAAGAGGGTGATTTACCTCTACCAGTGCTTCACTGTAAACAAGAGGGCAGACTCCAAAAACAAACACCTCATTGCCCTTTACACGAAGGACGAGTACTTTGCCATTGTGGCTGAAAACGAGCAGGAGCAGGAGGACTGGTATGTTGCTGTCAGCGAGTTGATGAGCGAGGGCAAGAAGGGACATTTGGATGCAGACGATTTGGATGACGGATATGGTACTGTCACCCCTggtactgtttttaaggaggtGTGGCAGGTGAACGTCAAACCTAAAGGACTTGGTCAAACTAAAAACCTCACAGGTGTTTACCGCCTATGCCTCTCATCCAAAACCCTTCATCTGGTCAAGTTGAACTCTGAGACGCCCTGTGTGAACCTCCAGCTGATGAACATCAGGCGATGTGGACACTCTGAAAGCTTCTTTTTCATCGAGGTGGGTCGCTCCTCATCGATTGGTCCAGGGGAGATATGGATGCAGGTGGATGATTCAGTCGTGGCCCAGAACATGCATGAGACCATTTTGGAAACCATGAAAGCCCTCAAAGCATTCGCAGAGTTTCGGCCCAGGAGTAAGAGCCAGTCGTCAGGCTCCAACCCGATGCCGTTTATCACCACGCGGCGTCACCTGGGCAACCTGCCACCAAGCCAGACGGGGCTGCAGCGGCGGTCCAGGACTGAGTCAGTTGTGGGGACGCCACCGTCAAGCAAGAGCTCCGGCGCCAGCGGTTACCGCTTCCGCACATCGAGCGAGGGAGAAGGGACCATGAACCGGCCCTTTCACTCCGCCACAGGAAGCTTGGTCCACCTTCACTCAGTGCGAGCTCAGCACTGCCGTGCAGAGGGGTATAGCGCCAGTAGCAGTGGTGCGGCGACAGGAAATGCCGGGACCAGCACCGGAGTGGGTCGCTATGTCCGGGCCATCCctggatcatcatcatcatcatcatccacctACCACACCCGCTCCGCCTCCCTCCCAGTCTCCCACTTCCCCGCCACAACCAGCCCTGTCAGCGTGTCCTCCAGCAGTGGCCATGGTTCTGTCTCAGACACCCTCACCCGTCCATCTAGTGCCTCAATATGTGGCTCACCATCTGATGGTGGCTTTAACTCCTCTGATGAGTATGGATCAAGCCCGGGCGACTTCAAATACTTCCGCGTGCGGAGCAACACCCCTGATTCCCTTGGCAACACCCCgccaatcagagaggagaacgGCTTAAACGACTACATGGCTATGAGTTGGAACCGGGAGGTGTTTGGCACCAGTGGTGGCTCTGGGAACACCAGTGGGACTGAGACGCCCCGAGATGAGAGCACATCAACAACAGAGGATGAGCGCTTCTCTTCACTGAGAAGGAGAACGCACTCTTTTTCCAGAACTGTTGGCGGTGCCACTGGTGGCCCTGGAGTGGCAGTCTACCAGAAAATGACCCAAACCAACTTTTCATTGGATGAAGGGGCTGATGTTGCATTTGGCGGGGGGCTGCTCCGGTGCGGCCCTTCATCCTCCACTTCCTCGCTGCGCTCCGACTACAGCTCTTGCTCCGAGCACAGCCAGCAGAGCCGCCCCTCCATGCAGTCCCAACCGGAGACTGCCGGTGAACCCTCTGCCAAGGAAGACAGCGGCTACATGCCCATGATGTGCGGTGTGGCTGCGTCCCCGAAGGACACATGCCCTGACTACATGCCCATGCAACCCTGTTTCCACCCCATCTTCCACTCCCCCCAGCTTCATAGCCCATCTTTGTGTCGTCGCTCAGCCCAGCGTCAGTCACAGTCGTCCGCCGATGCCCACGGCTACATGATGATGCTGCCAGGGGGCAGTGGCAGCGCGCCCCCCCCAGTGCAGGCCTCCAGCACAGCAGGTGCAAGCGGGAGTGGCAGCATAGCTGAGAGACCTGAGAATGGAGAGTACATGGACATGTCTTTCAGCACCAGCAGTGGAGGCTGCAAGCTGGAAGGTGGCAGCACATGCAATGCCCCTGAGGGCACCTACAAGTCTTACAGCCCTTATTTCTCCCTCCCCCGCTCCTACAAGGCCCCGACCAGGGAGAGTGATAAAAAGGAGTTTGGTGACTATGTTCCCATGAGTTCCCCCGCCAAACCTGTCTACTCATCAGTTGCCACAGCTTCCATATCAACACCCGAGAGGAAGGGAGGGGGGGCCGGTAGCAGTGCCACGCCCTCACACCCACCCCCGCCTTACGGAGCTCACCACACGACTGCCACCATGGCTGACCGACGCGTCAGACCCAACCGGCTCCCTTTAGGCAGGAGAAGTTTCCATGGTCCACTGCGAGTTAGTGAGCCATCCCCCTCATCAACAGGCACCTCCTCCACGGCCGCCGCTGCTGGCACTTATTCTGACAGGCCGCCCAGTCCCGGAGAGTATATCAACATTGATTTTGGCGATCACTACCCCCACCAACAGCAGCCCCCCGCCTACCATCTTGCCACCCAGGATGATGCCCCCTCCCTGGCCTCCATTGACCACCGTCACTCCCCTATGCTTCCCCAAGCCAGCCAGGACTATATGAGCATGGAGGTGGGGCTACACCATCACGACAGTAATGGGAGTCTGGGTAAGAGCCAGTCACCCAGACCCAGCCTTGTGGCGCCCTGGAACCCGCCCAGCTATATCCGACCCCTGGCTAGCAATTCGGCCACACTGGACTCCCCGGGGGTCCCTGCTGGAAGTCACTGGAGGTCATCGGGTGACGACTACACAGACATGACATTCAGCACTGCTGAAAGGACTCAAATGAGCCCCACTGCTATGCtgcagcatctctgtgtgatAGAGGGACACTACTCCTCCCCCAACCTGCCCCCGATGAACCCTGGAAAGTTGTTGTCACACCAGCAGGAGCCAAAGGTTGTCCGGGCCGACCCTCAAGGGCGGAGGAGACACAGCTCAGAAACGTTCTCCTCCACCTCATCCTCTAATTCAACACCCTCTGGAGAGCCGCCCTCCGTTGCCCACCCGACACTGGCTGACTCTGCAACCTCGAATGGATCACTCACAACAGAGGGCCAAGCTTCCAGGTGGGCCAGCTTGGCCTCTTTTGACAGCGTGTGGATGTCTGTGGAGGGTGTCGGGGACCTGCCAGCTGACCAAGCCCAAGCCAGTGCATCAGACCTGAGCACAACATCCAGCACCACCACCTCCGCCGGTGGAATGTACAGAAACAACATGTCTACAGGATACCAGAATGGCCTCAACTACATTGCCCTGGAGCTGAGGGGCGATGAGAGTCGCATGGATGCCGCCTGTTCAGCAGGCGCCAGCGAGGGCCTCATGACGTCAGAGAATGGGGCCTATGCCAGCATAGACTTAACCAAGTCAGATGGAATCGCCACAACAACAAAGG ACTGA